From a single Pasteurella atlantica genomic region:
- the malQ gene encoding 4-alpha-glucanotransferase, which produces MIKQQHPYIYPYFIDEKGERSYSTPEVYQRIANLLGEPQSQRAVPFVKVVKQNQAVTFDLNFTKNEKVDDYWQLTLENGETRSGYIFNYSVNLPRNLPLGYHVLTIKAEKQTFECQIIVTPEKAFQPVELQQGKKLWGSILQLYTLRSKENWGIGDFGDLQQFLTKIAQQGGDFVGLNPIHSLFPANPESASPYSPSSRLWQNIIYIDVNKVTAFQQSKKAQSWFNSQEIQQQLADVRNADYVDYTKVIQLKLQGLKLAFETFKTQNQADFEGFIQQNGENLLIQATFDALHQYRCEQLENQWGWDSWDSEYHDYHSPAVAKFKQEHPDLVRFYMWLQFIAQQQLAECDKLAKKLKMPIGFYRDLAVGVSANGAETWADKALYVLDASVGAPPDIMAPQGQNWGLSPMHPDVLQQRGYQPFIDLLRANMQHCGALRIDHILGFARLWWATKGVPAKDGAYVRYPLDDLLGILALESQRHQCLIIAEALGIVPDGMLEALEQKGILAYNIFYFEFDENGSKRLQDYPYQAMTTLSTHDLPTVKGYWQDYDFELGEKFGIYPNEDLLKQLRKDRVVAKQKIRHAVETSGHILEETCKNVSQNFTHQLQHYVADTNSALFGTQPEDWLNMLEPVNIPGTSDEYPNWRRKLSRTIDEIFADEKVISLLNKIDSTRQ; this is translated from the coding sequence ATGATAAAACAACAACACCCATATATTTACCCTTATTTTATTGATGAAAAAGGAGAGCGTAGTTATTCAACGCCAGAAGTGTATCAACGCATTGCCAACTTGTTGGGTGAGCCACAATCTCAACGGGCAGTACCTTTTGTAAAAGTAGTCAAACAAAATCAAGCGGTCACTTTTGATCTTAATTTTACTAAAAATGAAAAAGTGGACGACTATTGGCAACTGACATTAGAAAATGGCGAAACACGTTCAGGTTATATTTTTAATTATTCAGTCAATTTGCCGAGAAATCTTCCATTGGGCTATCACGTTTTAACTATTAAAGCGGAAAAGCAGACCTTTGAATGTCAAATTATCGTTACCCCAGAAAAAGCCTTTCAACCAGTTGAATTGCAACAGGGTAAAAAACTGTGGGGATCGATTTTACAGCTTTATACTTTACGCTCAAAAGAGAACTGGGGAATCGGTGATTTTGGGGATCTGCAACAATTTTTAACGAAAATCGCACAACAAGGTGGCGATTTTGTGGGCTTAAATCCTATTCATTCTTTATTCCCTGCAAACCCTGAAAGTGCCAGCCCTTATAGTCCTTCTTCTCGTTTATGGCAAAATATTATCTATATTGACGTAAACAAAGTGACCGCTTTTCAACAAAGTAAAAAAGCACAAAGTTGGTTTAATTCACAAGAAATTCAGCAACAGTTGGCAGATGTCAGAAATGCCGATTATGTAGATTACACAAAAGTTATACAGCTAAAATTACAAGGCTTAAAACTCGCTTTTGAAACTTTTAAAACCCAAAATCAAGCTGATTTTGAAGGCTTTATTCAACAAAATGGTGAAAATTTGCTTATTCAAGCGACCTTTGATGCACTTCATCAATACCGTTGTGAACAATTAGAAAATCAATGGGGCTGGGATTCTTGGGACAGCGAATATCACGATTATCATTCCCCAGCGGTTGCAAAATTTAAACAAGAACACCCCGATTTAGTACGTTTTTATATGTGGCTACAATTTATCGCCCAACAGCAATTAGCTGAGTGCGATAAATTAGCGAAAAAATTAAAAATGCCGATAGGTTTTTACCGTGATTTAGCGGTGGGCGTTTCAGCCAATGGTGCAGAAACGTGGGCAGATAAAGCACTTTATGTATTAGATGCCTCTGTTGGTGCACCGCCTGATATTATGGCACCACAAGGACAAAATTGGGGATTATCACCAATGCACCCAGATGTGCTACAACAACGTGGTTATCAGCCTTTTATTGATTTATTGCGTGCCAATATGCAACATTGTGGCGCATTGCGAATTGACCATATTTTAGGTTTTGCACGTTTATGGTGGGCAACCAAAGGTGTACCAGCCAAAGACGGGGCTTATGTACGTTATCCACTAGACGATTTACTGGGAATTCTAGCCCTTGAAAGCCAACGTCATCAGTGTTTAATTATTGCCGAAGCATTGGGGATTGTACCTGATGGAATGCTTGAAGCCTTAGAACAAAAAGGCATTTTGGCGTATAACATTTTCTATTTTGAATTTGATGAAAATGGTAGCAAGCGATTACAAGATTACCCTTATCAAGCAATGACAACCCTAAGCACTCACGATTTGCCAACAGTAAAAGGTTACTGGCAAGATTATGATTTTGAATTAGGCGAAAAATTTGGGATCTATCCGAATGAAGATCTACTTAAACAACTAAGAAAAGATCGTGTAGTTGCGAAGCAAAAAATCCGTCACGCTGTAGAAACAAGCGGTCACATTTTAGAAGAAACTTGCAAAAATGTGAGCCAAAATTTCACACATCAATTACAACATTATGTGGCGGATACCAACAGTGCGTTATTTGGTACACAACCTGAAGATTGGTTGAATATGCTTGAACCAGTGAATATTCCAGGGACGAGTGATGAATACCCAAACTGGCGTCGGAAATTGAGTAGAACGATAGATGAAATTTTTGCTGATGAAAAGGTAATTTCTCTGTTAAATAAAATAGATAGTACTCGTCAGTAA